The following coding sequences are from one Dictyoglomus sp. window:
- a CDS encoding MFS transporter — translation MWNIIITGIGSLLTDISTEMFYPLISFYLLALGAGPSILGFVEGIAESLASLLKVYSGYISDKIQKRKPLAILGYSFSSIGKVILYLAENWVGIFIGRFIDRFGKGIRTAPRDAIIAESSKEKERGKSFGLHRAMDTIGAALGVVLAIYIIKNFNLDETSNLKEYIPAFKSIILFSLIPALLGVGILFLLKETGKSSSRGNLPSLKWKKLDPKLRAFLIFTFIFTLGNSSNQFLLLRAKTIEENIRITTVLSLYLLYNVIYAIFSFPAGYISDKIGRKRVLVLGYLFYGLVYLGFAIANKFNVLVYLFVAYGLYIAFTEGVEKALISDLAPPETKATVIGLHATLVGIGLFPASLLAGLLWSYFGPQAPFYFGGFLGILASIGLMSIL, via the coding sequence ATGTGGAATATTATCATTACTGGAATTGGAAGTCTCTTAACTGACATTAGCACGGAAATGTTTTATCCTCTAATTTCTTTCTATCTATTAGCTCTTGGCGCAGGACCATCTATTTTAGGATTTGTAGAGGGAATTGCAGAAAGTCTTGCATCTCTTCTCAAAGTATATTCAGGATATATTTCAGATAAGATCCAGAAGAGAAAACCTTTAGCTATATTAGGTTATTCTTTTTCTTCTATAGGAAAAGTAATTTTATATCTTGCTGAAAATTGGGTAGGTATATTTATAGGAAGATTTATAGACCGTTTTGGAAAAGGAATAAGAACTGCACCAAGAGATGCAATAATAGCAGAATCATCTAAAGAAAAAGAAAGAGGCAAATCTTTTGGACTTCACAGAGCAATGGATACCATAGGAGCAGCTTTAGGAGTAGTATTAGCAATTTATATAATAAAAAACTTTAACTTAGATGAAACCTCGAATCTAAAAGAATATATTCCTGCCTTCAAATCAATTATCCTTTTCAGCCTAATTCCTGCGCTTCTAGGAGTTGGAATTCTCTTTCTTTTAAAAGAAACAGGTAAAAGCTCTTCAAGAGGAAACCTACCCTCTTTAAAGTGGAAAAAATTAGATCCCAAATTAAGAGCTTTTTTAATTTTTACTTTTATATTCACTCTTGGAAATTCTTCAAATCAATTTCTATTATTAAGAGCAAAAACTATAGAAGAAAATATAAGAATAACAACTGTTTTGTCTCTATATCTTTTGTACAATGTAATATACGCTATATTCTCCTTTCCTGCAGGATATATCTCTGATAAAATTGGAAGAAAAAGGGTATTAGTACTAGGTTATCTCTTTTATGGCTTAGTATACTTGGGTTTTGCGATAGCAAATAAATTCAATGTCTTAGTATATTTATTTGTAGCATATGGATTATATATAGCTTTTACCGAGGGAGTAGAAAAGGCTTTAATATCAGATCTTGCTCCTCCTGAAACTAAAGCAACTGTTATAGGACTTCACGCTACTCTGGTTGGAATTGGTCTTTTCCCTGCCTCTCTTCTTGCAGGTTTACTTTGGTCCTACTTTGGTCCTCAGGCTCCTTTCTATTTCGGTGGATTTCTAGGAATACTAGCTTCTATTGGACTTATGTCTATTTTATAA
- a CDS encoding regulatory domain protein, giving the protein MKEVSIKRIDIDKLAMEVFLKSLEIAGGPRKLIELRNLTWVPSLLAASYAIVLFEEEKKTSEEIASFLGIGKQSIRNMLRADVEKVKKRLEEGFSEEEKIETHIAGGLARLAYEEIKSKGDIIK; this is encoded by the coding sequence GTGAAAGAGGTATCTATAAAAAGAATTGATATAGATAAACTCGCCATGGAAGTTTTTTTAAAGAGCTTAGAAATAGCTGGTGGTCCTAGAAAACTAATTGAGCTGAGAAATCTTACTTGGGTACCTTCCTTATTAGCAGCATCTTACGCAATTGTTTTATTTGAAGAAGAAAAAAAAACTTCAGAGGAAATTGCAAGTTTTTTAGGAATAGGCAAGCAAAGTATTCGTAATATGTTGAGAGCAGATGTGGAAAAGGTTAAAAAAAGATTAGAGGAGGGTTTTAGCGAGGAAGAGAAAATTGAAACTCATATTGCTGGAGGGTTAGCACGTCTCGCCTATGAAGAAATAAAAAGCAAAGGAGATATTATAAAATAG
- a CDS encoding KaiC domain-containing protein, translating into MNNEAEMKYEGKIGEEVKENFIISLKDIEKKAPKLYGIKSGVEGLDDLFFTTKIINGKPVKESLKGYPAYSVINLTGISDTGKSLMVEQFVVTQASLGNSVLFITVESPAPFIAVSLKERAKALGIDYETIKDRIFLIDAAYNSELRESFLTLQKTVIEAIKEYGIKCTVVDSITGFFEEKEMLARGVVRKFFNLMKKWHQTAIFVSQKRSGHEELSAEAAGGYAVSHIVDCSIVLTKFVITKKYEENIFKKPIGELVRLFRIDGCRLCGHDTSTRIMEITETGLVKIGLPLFSLQTGKKEVEEK; encoded by the coding sequence ATGAATAATGAAGCTGAAATGAAATATGAAGGAAAGATAGGTGAAGAAGTTAAGGAAAACTTTATTATTTCTTTAAAAGATATTGAAAAAAAAGCTCCTAAGCTTTATGGAATAAAATCAGGAGTTGAAGGTTTAGATGATCTCTTCTTCACAACTAAAATAATTAATGGAAAACCCGTAAAAGAAAGCTTGAAGGGGTATCCTGCTTATTCAGTTATCAATCTTACAGGTATTTCCGATACTGGAAAAAGTTTAATGGTAGAACAATTCGTGGTTACTCAAGCATCTTTAGGAAATTCTGTCCTTTTTATTACAGTAGAGTCTCCTGCTCCTTTTATTGCTGTATCTTTAAAAGAGAGAGCAAAAGCTTTGGGAATTGATTATGAGACTATTAAGGATAGAATTTTTTTAATTGATGCAGCTTATAATTCTGAACTTAGAGAGAGTTTTTTAACCTTGCAGAAAACAGTGATTGAGGCCATAAAAGAGTATGGAATTAAATGTACAGTGGTTGATTCTATAACAGGATTTTTTGAGGAAAAGGAAATGTTAGCTCGAGGAGTAGTTAGAAAATTTTTTAATTTAATGAAAAAATGGCATCAAACTGCTATATTTGTTTCTCAAAAACGTTCAGGACATGAAGAATTATCTGCGGAAGCTGCAGGAGGATATGCAGTTTCTCATATTGTAGATTGTTCTATTGTTCTTACAAAATTTGTAATTACTAAAAAGTACGAAGAAAATATTTTTAAAAAACCTATAGGAGAATTAGTCCGCTTATTTAGAATTGATGGATGTAGGCTTTGTGGGCATGATACATCTACGAGAATTATGGAAATAACAGAAACAGGGCTTGTAAAAATCGGATTACCTTTGTTTAGTTTACAAACAGGAAAGAAGGAGGTAGAGGAGAAGTGA
- a CDS encoding bifunctional (p)ppGpp synthetase/guanosine-3',5'-bis(diphosphate) 3'-pyrophosphohydrolase, with amino-acid sequence MKTEIELFQEILREARGKYSLENLEKAFLFAQNAHKGQKRKSGEPYIIHPLEVAKILIDLGMDENSVISGLLHDVLEDTDIKPEIIEKEFNKDILSLVEAITKLEKLSFYPTEAYRAQNLRKMLITMAKDIRVVIIKLADRLHNMQTLQYQDQEKQKRIAKETLEIYAPLAHRLGVWEIKWRLEDLAFRFLDPESYHMIANKVAETRKARENLIHKAIQVIKKELEKANIKAEITGRPKHLYSIYQKMIKKGIEIEEMYDLLGVRIIVNTELECYEVLGIIHNLWRPVPGRFKDYIANKKSNNYQSLHTTVIGIDGKPLEIQIRTWDMHKIAEYGVAAHWRYKEEIKKLDDFEEKLSWLRLLLEWHDALSDDQEFLESVKSDLFEREIYVFTPKGDIISLPQGSTPIDFAYAIHTEIGHKCRGAKVNGKIVPLNYVLQTGDIVEIITSKEEGKPSRDWLNIVKTSQAKNKIKQYFKKLAREEKINEGKRLLEEELVKNEEWIKKFLNKREISLNDLLENQVFKSILEDLGFKEKDMDSFFASIGAGEITTQQVFERLRREYREDVIILSSKPFISKPIENIIINGVDNIMIRIAECCNPIPGDKILGYITRGKGVALHRLDCPNLLNLREKFPEKIVEVQWQDFHKGIYKAGIEIKAIDRIGLLRDIIERISQAHMNIVDLQTKVSKDGIAHIKVVLEIDNTNVFYYLMEEINRLSDIISVRRLVKI; translated from the coding sequence ATGAAAACAGAAATTGAATTATTTCAGGAAATCTTAAGAGAAGCGAGAGGAAAATATTCCTTAGAGAATTTGGAAAAAGCTTTTTTATTTGCCCAGAACGCCCATAAAGGGCAAAAAAGGAAATCTGGAGAACCTTATATCATCCATCCATTAGAAGTTGCCAAAATTCTTATAGATCTTGGAATGGACGAGAACTCTGTAATATCAGGACTTTTACACGATGTCTTGGAAGATACAGATATTAAACCTGAAATAATTGAGAAAGAATTTAATAAAGATATACTTTCCTTGGTAGAGGCTATTACAAAATTAGAAAAATTAAGCTTTTATCCCACAGAAGCATATAGAGCTCAGAATTTAAGGAAAATGCTAATTACTATGGCAAAAGATATAAGGGTTGTAATTATAAAACTAGCAGATAGGTTACACAATATGCAAACTTTACAGTATCAAGACCAAGAGAAGCAAAAAAGAATAGCAAAAGAAACTTTAGAGATTTATGCTCCATTAGCTCATCGATTAGGGGTTTGGGAGATAAAATGGAGATTAGAAGACTTAGCATTCAGATTCTTAGATCCTGAAAGTTATCATATGATAGCTAATAAAGTAGCAGAAACAAGAAAAGCAAGAGAAAATCTCATACATAAAGCAATTCAAGTAATTAAAAAAGAACTAGAAAAAGCAAATATAAAAGCAGAGATAACAGGAAGACCAAAACATTTATATAGCATTTATCAAAAAATGATTAAAAAAGGAATAGAAATTGAAGAAATGTATGATCTTCTAGGAGTTAGAATTATCGTTAATACCGAATTAGAATGTTATGAGGTTTTAGGTATAATACATAACCTATGGAGACCTGTTCCCGGAAGATTTAAAGATTACATCGCAAACAAAAAAAGTAATAATTATCAATCTTTACATACTACAGTGATAGGAATAGATGGAAAACCCCTAGAAATCCAAATTAGAACGTGGGATATGCATAAAATTGCAGAATATGGAGTTGCAGCCCACTGGAGATATAAAGAGGAGATAAAAAAATTAGATGATTTTGAAGAAAAATTATCTTGGTTACGTCTTCTTTTAGAATGGCATGATGCTCTAAGTGATGATCAAGAATTTTTAGAATCTGTTAAAAGTGATCTTTTTGAAAGAGAAATTTATGTATTTACGCCAAAAGGAGATATCATTTCCTTACCTCAAGGCTCTACCCCTATAGATTTTGCCTATGCAATCCACACAGAAATAGGTCACAAATGTAGAGGAGCAAAAGTAAATGGGAAAATAGTTCCATTAAATTATGTCTTACAAACTGGGGATATTGTTGAAATTATTACAAGCAAAGAGGAAGGCAAACCCAGTAGAGATTGGCTAAATATAGTCAAGACATCTCAAGCTAAAAATAAGATTAAACAATATTTCAAAAAATTAGCAAGAGAAGAAAAGATTAATGAAGGAAAGAGATTATTGGAAGAAGAATTAGTTAAGAACGAGGAATGGATAAAGAAATTTTTAAATAAAAGAGAGATTTCTTTAAACGATTTGTTAGAAAATCAAGTCTTTAAAAGTATTCTAGAAGATCTAGGTTTTAAAGAAAAGGATATGGATTCCTTCTTTGCAAGTATAGGTGCAGGAGAAATAACCACACAACAAGTTTTTGAAAGACTAAGAAGAGAGTATAGAGAGGATGTAATTATTCTTTCCTCTAAACCTTTTATTTCTAAACCTATAGAAAACATTATAATAAATGGCGTAGATAATATCATGATAAGAATTGCAGAATGTTGTAATCCAATTCCTGGAGATAAAATTTTGGGATATATTACTCGAGGAAAAGGTGTTGCATTACACAGATTAGATTGTCCCAATCTTCTAAATCTTAGAGAAAAATTTCCTGAAAAAATAGTTGAAGTACAATGGCAAGACTTTCATAAAGGAATTTATAAGGCAGGAATTGAAATAAAAGCAATAGATAGAATAGGGTTGTTAAGAGATATTATTGAAAGAATAAGCCAAGCTCATATGAATATTGTAGATTTACAGACAAAAGTCAGTAAAGACGGTATTGCCCACATTAAAGTTGTATTAGAAATTGACAATACTAATGTTTTTTATTATCTTATGGAAGAGATAAATAGATTAAGTGATATTATTTCTGTAAGAAGATTAGTAAAAATATGA
- the dtd gene encoding D-aminoacyl-tRNA deacylase: MKCVIQRVKYARVRVNGNIVGSIEKGMLIFLGIDKKDEERDVYMMAEKIRNLRIFNDENLQMNLSLKDINGEILVVSQFTLLGDCRRGRRPSFSDSADPEKAKDLYNKFINYLIEKGEKVATGIFQTYMEVELINDGPVTLIIDSEDLKRPRREK, from the coding sequence ATGAAGTGTGTAATTCAAAGGGTAAAATATGCAAGGGTAAGAGTTAATGGAAATATTGTAGGAAGTATAGAAAAAGGAATGTTAATCTTTCTAGGGATAGATAAAAAGGATGAGGAAAGAGATGTGTATATGATGGCTGAAAAAATTCGAAATTTAAGGATATTTAATGATGAGAATCTTCAAATGAATTTATCCTTAAAGGATATAAATGGAGAAATTTTGGTTGTATCTCAATTTACTCTATTGGGAGATTGCAGGAGAGGAAGAAGACCAAGTTTCTCAGATTCTGCGGATCCTGAAAAAGCAAAAGATTTATACAACAAATTTATAAATTATCTTATAGAAAAAGGAGAAAAAGTAGCTACAGGTATATTTCAAACATATATGGAAGTAGAATTAATAAATGATGGACCTGTTACTTTAATTATAGATTCTGAAGATTTAAAAAGACCAAGGAGAGAAAAATGA
- the hisS gene encoding histidine--tRNA ligase gives MIGLPRGVQDVMPPESKLWQFIEKTAREVFEKYNYQEIRTPIFEFTELFIKGTGETTDIVIKEMYTFLDKKGRSLTLRPEGTPGVVRAYIMNKIYNSNVPWKVYYFGPMFRYERPQAGRYRQFYQLGVEVLGIKDPIADFEIIKIAVDFLRSLNLYKIEVEINSIGCQKCRPIYRKVLVDYFLSFKNELSEIDKERLERNPLRLLDSKDEKMMPIKERAPSALEYICKECQEHFEKVKNYLSIANIPYKINSKLVRGLDYYTRTVFEITTDILGAQNAIGGGGRYDNLVEAYGGPPTPGLGFAFGIERLILLLSKTNLNLDKKKLIYLAILEENLLNFVVDLTEKLKNKNYIIELGAPSLSLKNHLKIADKLRAEMVIFIDSLLQERKIKVKKLNTGEEKILSFDNILSDLEFMI, from the coding sequence ATGATTGGACTACCACGAGGAGTTCAAGATGTCATGCCCCCAGAATCAAAATTGTGGCAATTTATAGAAAAAACTGCACGGGAGGTATTTGAAAAGTATAACTATCAAGAAATAAGAACTCCTATATTCGAGTTTACAGAACTTTTTATAAAAGGAACTGGTGAAACCACCGATATTGTTATAAAAGAAATGTATACATTTCTGGATAAAAAAGGAAGATCTCTAACTTTAAGACCTGAGGGAACACCAGGAGTAGTAAGAGCTTATATAATGAACAAAATATATAATTCTAATGTACCTTGGAAAGTTTATTATTTTGGCCCCATGTTCCGTTATGAAAGACCCCAAGCAGGAAGATATAGACAATTTTATCAGCTAGGAGTCGAAGTTTTGGGTATAAAAGATCCTATAGCAGATTTTGAGATTATAAAAATTGCAGTAGATTTTTTGAGAAGTTTAAATCTCTACAAGATAGAAGTAGAAATAAATTCTATAGGATGTCAAAAGTGTAGACCTATTTATAGAAAGGTTTTAGTAGATTATTTTTTATCTTTTAAAAATGAACTCTCTGAAATTGATAAAGAGCGTCTCGAGAGAAATCCTTTAAGGTTATTAGATTCTAAAGACGAAAAGATGATGCCTATAAAGGAAAGAGCACCCTCTGCTTTAGAATATATTTGTAAAGAATGTCAGGAGCATTTTGAAAAGGTTAAAAACTATTTAAGCATTGCAAATATTCCTTATAAAATTAATTCTAAATTGGTTAGAGGCTTAGATTACTATACAAGAACTGTTTTTGAAATAACAACAGATATCTTAGGTGCTCAGAATGCAATAGGTGGTGGAGGAAGATATGACAACTTAGTTGAAGCTTATGGAGGACCTCCTACACCAGGACTAGGATTTGCCTTTGGAATTGAAAGATTGATTCTTCTATTATCTAAAACAAATTTAAATTTAGATAAGAAAAAGCTTATATATTTAGCTATCTTAGAAGAGAATCTTCTTAATTTTGTAGTAGATTTAACAGAAAAACTTAAGAATAAAAATTACATAATAGAATTAGGGGCTCCTTCTCTTTCTTTGAAAAATCATTTAAAGATTGCAGATAAATTAAGAGCAGAGATGGTGATTTTTATTGATTCTCTACTTCAAGAAAGAAAAATTAAGGTTAAGAAACTTAATACTGGAGAGGAAAAAATTCTATCTTTTGATAACATATTATCTGACTTAGAATTTATGATATAA
- the aspS gene encoding aspartate--tRNA ligase: MKRTNYCGEIDSSFIGKRICLSGWVHRIRHHGSLIFVDLRDRSGLVQLVFNPSISQEAYNIADSLGVEWVITVDGIVRERPEGMKNPKIKTGDIEIEVFDAKIENTAKSLPFNLWNNKEVDENVRLKYRYLDLRREKMQRNLLLRHKLFLSIRNFLDRKGFIEIETPNLIVSTPEGARDFIIPSRLQKGKFYALPQSPQLFKQLLMVAGFDRYFQIARCFRDEDLRADRQPEFTQLDIEMSFVNQEDIFNIIEELFSYVLKEVFSFEIKIPFPKLSFDEAYENYGTDKPDLRYDMKIMDFTEVFSSLSLNFVQKVISEGGNVKGLILKSIQPSRKEWEVIEERSKNYGSSGIIWFSKTSGELRSSIKKYIDENFEIKFNNSIPLEDGDSLILIAGKRNDILKILGRLRLDLCDLFRLKPKEGLYFLWITDFPLFEIDKDTGRIVAEHHPFTSPREEDLELIDTDPLKVRAQCYDLVLNGVELGSGSIRIHKREIQEKIFKILNLSQEEIEKRFGFLLEAFEYGAPPHGGIALGLDRIMAILTDSNSLREVIAFPKTQSGTCLLTGAPSEVDPQQLKEVHICISPD, from the coding sequence TTGAAAAGAACTAATTATTGTGGAGAAATAGATTCCTCTTTTATAGGAAAAAGAATATGTTTATCAGGATGGGTTCATAGAATAAGGCATCATGGGAGCCTTATTTTTGTAGATTTAAGAGACAGAAGTGGACTTGTACAACTAGTTTTTAATCCTTCAATTTCTCAAGAAGCTTATAATATCGCAGATTCTCTTGGAGTAGAATGGGTTATTACTGTAGATGGAATAGTAAGAGAACGACCTGAAGGTATGAAAAATCCTAAAATTAAAACAGGAGATATTGAAATTGAAGTTTTTGACGCAAAAATTGAAAATACTGCAAAATCTTTACCTTTTAATTTATGGAATAATAAGGAAGTAGATGAAAATGTAAGACTTAAATATAGATATTTAGATCTTCGAAGAGAAAAAATGCAAAGAAATCTTTTATTAAGGCATAAATTATTTTTATCTATTAGAAATTTCTTAGATAGAAAGGGATTCATAGAAATTGAAACTCCAAATCTTATTGTCAGCACTCCTGAGGGGGCAAGAGATTTTATAATACCAAGTAGACTTCAAAAGGGTAAATTTTATGCCCTTCCTCAATCCCCACAATTATTTAAACAATTATTAATGGTTGCTGGTTTTGACAGATATTTTCAAATAGCTCGTTGCTTTAGAGATGAGGATTTAAGAGCGGATAGACAACCGGAATTTACCCAATTAGACATAGAGATGTCCTTTGTAAACCAAGAGGACATTTTTAATATTATAGAAGAACTTTTCTCTTATGTTTTAAAAGAAGTATTTTCTTTTGAAATAAAAATACCCTTTCCAAAATTAAGCTTTGATGAGGCTTATGAAAATTATGGAACAGATAAACCTGATTTAAGATATGATATGAAGATTATGGATTTTACAGAAGTTTTTTCTTCTCTTTCCCTTAATTTTGTACAAAAAGTAATTTCTGAAGGAGGAAATGTTAAGGGATTGATCCTTAAAAGTATTCAACCCTCTAGAAAAGAATGGGAAGTTATAGAGGAAAGATCAAAAAATTATGGAAGTTCTGGAATAATTTGGTTTAGCAAAACATCTGGAGAATTAAGATCATCAATTAAAAAATATATAGATGAAAATTTTGAAATCAAATTTAATAATTCAATTCCTCTAGAAGATGGAGATTCATTAATCTTAATCGCTGGAAAAAGAAATGACATCTTAAAAATTTTAGGAAGATTAAGATTAGATCTTTGCGATCTATTTAGACTAAAACCTAAGGAAGGTCTATATTTTTTGTGGATAACAGATTTTCCATTATTTGAAATTGACAAAGACACTGGAAGAATTGTAGCAGAACATCATCCTTTTACCTCTCCCAGAGAGGAAGATTTAGAATTAATAGATACTGATCCATTAAAAGTCAGAGCTCAATGTTACGATTTAGTCCTTAATGGAGTAGAATTGGGAAGTGGAAGTATAAGAATACATAAAAGAGAAATTCAAGAAAAAATTTTTAAGATTTTGAATCTTTCTCAAGAAGAAATTGAGAAAAGATTCGGATTTCTCTTGGAAGCCTTTGAATATGGAGCACCCCCTCATGGAGGGATTGCTTTAGGATTAGACAGAATTATGGCAATTTTAACAGACTCAAATTCCCTAAGAGAAGTTATCGCTTTCCCAAAAACCCAAAGTGGTACATGTTTATTAACAGGAGCCCCATCAGAGGTTGATCCTCAACAATTAAAGGAAGTACACATTTGTATATCTCCTGACTAA
- a CDS encoding NAD-dependent malic enzyme, with protein sequence MKIEKEAIELHKKYKGKLEITCKVPLQNKWDLSLAYTPGVAEVSSKIFNNPEEVYNLTIKANSVAVVSDGSAVLGLGNIGPLGALPVMEGKAILFKRFAGIDAFPICLNTQDPDKIIETIYFLSPTFGGINLEDISSPRCFYIERKLKEILDIPVFHDDQHGTAVVTLAALLNALKVRNSKIDEVGIVILGAGAAGLAIAEILLHIGVKEIKIVDKHGIIYPGRKEGMNEEKERLAQITNPEGKKGSLEDAIKGKDVFIGVSQGKLLTKELIKKMKKNPIIFAMANPIPEIMPDEAKEAGAKIIGTGRSDFPNQINNLLAFPGIFRGALIVRAKEINLEMKISASYAIAELVEDPHENYLVPSPLDKRVVPEVALRVAESAIATKTARIIKTKEEIRKDILEALGGSHEIL encoded by the coding sequence ATGAAAATTGAAAAGGAAGCTATAGAACTTCATAAAAAGTACAAAGGAAAATTAGAAATTACATGTAAAGTTCCTCTCCAAAATAAATGGGATCTATCCTTAGCTTATACTCCTGGAGTAGCAGAGGTTTCTTCAAAAATATTTAATAATCCTGAAGAAGTTTATAATTTAACAATTAAAGCAAATTCTGTTGCTGTAGTAAGTGATGGATCTGCAGTATTAGGCTTAGGAAATATTGGCCCCTTAGGTGCTCTTCCTGTAATGGAAGGAAAAGCAATTTTATTTAAAAGATTTGCAGGAATAGATGCCTTTCCTATATGCCTAAACACTCAAGATCCTGATAAAATAATTGAAACAATATATTTTTTATCACCAACCTTTGGAGGAATAAATCTTGAAGATATTTCTTCTCCTCGATGCTTTTATATAGAAAGAAAACTCAAAGAGATTTTAGATATTCCTGTATTCCATGATGATCAACATGGAACTGCTGTGGTTACTCTAGCAGCATTATTAAATGCTCTAAAAGTTAGAAATAGTAAAATAGATGAGGTAGGAATAGTTATTCTTGGTGCCGGTGCTGCTGGATTAGCAATAGCAGAGATTTTACTACATATAGGAGTAAAGGAAATAAAAATAGTAGATAAGCATGGAATTATATATCCTGGTAGAAAAGAAGGAATGAATGAGGAAAAAGAAAGATTAGCTCAAATTACTAATCCTGAAGGGAAAAAAGGCAGTTTAGAAGATGCGATAAAAGGAAAAGATGTATTTATTGGAGTTTCTCAAGGAAAATTGCTGACAAAAGAACTTATTAAAAAAATGAAAAAAAATCCAATAATTTTTGCTATGGCTAATCCTATCCCAGAAATTATGCCCGATGAAGCAAAAGAAGCAGGAGCTAAAATAATAGGTACCGGAAGATCTGATTTTCCTAATCAGATAAATAATCTTCTTGCTTTTCCAGGAATCTTTAGGGGCGCATTAATAGTTAGAGCAAAAGAAATAAATTTAGAAATGAAAATATCCGCATCTTATGCTATAGCAGAATTAGTAGAAGATCCTCATGAAAATTATTTAGTTCCTTCCCCTTTGGATAAAAGAGTTGTCCCTGAAGTAGCATTAAGAGTAGCGGAAAGTGCTATTGCTACTAAAACAGCAAGAATAATAAAAACTAAAGAGGAAATTAGAAAAGATATATTAGAAGCCTTAGGAGGTTCTCATGAAATCCTATAA
- a CDS encoding adenylosuccinate synthase, with translation MKSYNTLVIIGAQWGDEGKGKIIDWIAQKAEAVVRFNGGNNAGHTVVVNGKTFKFRLLPSGVISEKTINIIANGVVVNLLALLEEIKEVEALGIKIKKLYISNQASLILPYHINLDKLIEEKKGHKKIGTTGRGIGPAYSDKVSREALFVGDLLDKESFKEKLKDIYHLKETMLKNSFILPPFEEIYNSQYEALEEILKRDVEIINTPLLINNLILKGAKILFEGANGTLLDINFGTYPYVTSSHTISGGVCIGAGISPDKINKIIGVVKAYTSRVGEGPFPSEIHGKLADYIREKGQEYGTVTRRPRRVGWLDLVALRYAHMINGFSFIALTKLDVLSGLEEIKVVKGYRFKGKIIEEFPVLSHQISQCEPVLESLTGWKEDLKGIKELSRLPLNAQKYIEFIEKELNVKISIIGTGDKREELIVIKDPWE, from the coding sequence ATGAAATCCTATAATACTTTAGTAATCATAGGAGCTCAATGGGGAGATGAAGGAAAAGGAAAAATTATTGATTGGATAGCCCAAAAGGCAGAAGCAGTTGTAAGATTTAATGGAGGAAATAATGCAGGACATACGGTAGTTGTAAATGGAAAAACATTTAAATTTAGGCTTCTTCCCTCAGGAGTTATTTCTGAGAAAACAATAAATATTATAGCAAATGGGGTAGTTGTTAACCTTTTGGCATTGCTAGAAGAAATAAAAGAAGTCGAAGCTTTAGGAATCAAAATAAAAAAGCTTTATATAAGTAATCAAGCCTCTTTAATTCTTCCTTATCATATAAACTTAGATAAACTTATAGAAGAAAAAAAAGGTCACAAGAAAATAGGAACAACAGGAAGAGGTATAGGCCCTGCATATAGCGATAAAGTATCGAGAGAAGCTCTTTTCGTGGGGGATCTTCTTGATAAAGAGTCCTTTAAAGAAAAATTAAAAGATATTTATCATCTAAAAGAAACAATGTTAAAAAATTCTTTCATTCTTCCTCCTTTTGAAGAAATATATAATTCTCAATATGAAGCTTTAGAAGAAATATTAAAGAGAGACGTCGAGATTATAAATACTCCTTTATTAATAAACAATTTAATATTAAAAGGAGCTAAAATACTCTTTGAAGGTGCTAATGGGACATTATTGGATATAAACTTTGGTACATATCCCTATGTAACTTCCTCCCATACCATCTCAGGTGGTGTCTGTATTGGAGCAGGGATAAGTCCTGATAAAATTAATAAGATAATAGGTGTTGTCAAAGCTTACACTTCAAGGGTAGGAGAGGGTCCATTTCCCAGCGAAATTCATGGAAAATTAGCAGATTATATAAGAGAAAAAGGCCAAGAATATGGAACAGTAACAAGACGTCCAAGAAGAGTCGGATGGTTAGATCTTGTCGCATTAAGATATGCTCATATGATTAATGGATTTTCTTTCATCGCTCTGACCAAGCTTGATGTACTTTCAGGTTTAGAAGAAATAAAAGTTGTTAAAGGATATAGATTTAAAGGAAAGATAATAGAAGAATTTCCTGTATTATCCCATCAGATCTCCCAATGTGAGCCTGTGCTTGAATCTTTAACAGGATGGAAGGAAGATCTTAAAGGTATCAAAGAATTATCAAGACTTCCCTTAAATGCTCAAAAATACATAGAATTTATTGAAAAAGAATTAAATGTTAAAATATCAATAATAGGAACGGGAGATAAAAGAGAGGAATTAATAGTGATTAAAGATCCATGGGAATAG